TGAGTAATTTTCGCACCAGGGTGGGTACAGCGAGGATTTTGTCTCCTTTTGCCAAATGAGGATTCTTCAGCAGGTCTATTATTTCGATCATTATATTATGATGATTCTCATTGATCTCACGCTGCTGATTTTCTTGTAGAATTTCATATTCATGTTAGTCACGACAAAAATTGCTACTATCTTCTTGCTGCACTATTCAAAATTGTAGCCGTCTAAGTGGATCATAACACCTTAATCTATGCTGTCAACATGCGATCATAGCTTCAGCGTAATAAACATCTTTCGGCGAATGAGTAAAGAAGGGAGAAAATGAAATGTAAATCGATCCTCTTCTTCTAAACGAATGCGCAGTAGGTAAGCCGTGAATATCCATTTGCACTTGGGAGATGAATGATTATGCTAGACCTAGTAGGCACGAAACCCGTGAGTGATAAGGACGTTGATGTTCGTGTGAAACTGAACATTACGCGCCCGGCGTCGGGGTGCACTCATAAGGAATTTCGTATCCGAGAGTGGATTTGCCTCTTTTGATGAAGAAGAAGAAGAATGATTGAAACAGAAGAAGAATTGAGAAGAGACAAGAAAACCTCATTACAGGATCACATCGGGCCTCCACCTATGTACGCCGCGCATGGGGGATGCACGCCTATTGGCTGCATAAGTGGAGAACGACTCGTCGCTTGCACAATTGGTCGTAAGCAGGAAAAAAATATCGCAAATTAAGGAGCAAACAATGAGCACGTTATTCTCAGGCGATATCCAAAAAGGTGATGTTCGAGAAGGTGCAATCCAAGCCGGCACAGACAAATGTCCCAACGATCCGCACAA
The sequence above is a segment of the Desulfomonile tiedjei DSM 6799 genome. Coding sequences within it:
- a CDS encoding circadian clock KaiB family protein; this encodes MLQENQQREINENHHNIMIEIIDLLKNPHLAKGDKILAVPTLVRKLLKPVEKIIGDLSNTERVPVGLDLRQRSRKENS